From the genome of Ziziphus jujuba cultivar Dongzao chromosome 6, ASM3175591v1, one region includes:
- the LOC125419143 gene encoding RING-H2 finger protein ATL29 produces the protein MSSTVPSPPATNFHSPSLTIILAVVLLVFFILGFFSVYFCRCFMENLFNSWNLQRTPSGNLVGPSDTVNHGLDPLLIKSFPTFLYSSIKDFRREKYGLECAICLVEFEDQSSLRLLTVCYHVFHQECIDLWLESHTTCPVCRRNLDSPPPDATVETYNDSVLEHVISIDVDDDHHDDDGVGECRESEGDNRQPSSLPPPPQSQQPPPPAFDMTVVDKSQNQNKPEKFSRSHSTGHSIARNRQENEKEKEEEEEEEEEEDRYTLRVPEHVKLKLIRGHHWTKSCTTYGELCKHKANGGAGGFGEVSGCSCAAADKTKN, from the coding sequence ATGTCGTCAACGGTACCTTCGCCGCCGGCAACTAACTTCCATTCTCCGTCGTTAACCATTATTCTAGCTGTTGTTCTCCTTGTGTTCTTCATCTTAGGATTCTTTTCTGTATATTTCTGTAGGTGTTTCATGGAAAATCTATTCAACTCTTGGAATTTGCAAAGAACTCCTTCGGGAAATCTTGTTGGACCTTCTGATACCGTTAACCATGGCCTTGATCCTTTACTCATAAAATCTTTCCCaacatttttatattcaagCATCAAAGATTTTCGAAGAGAGAAATACGGTCTCGAATGTGCAATTTGTTTGGTGGAGTTCGAGGACCAAAGTTCACTTCGTCTTTTAACGGTTTGTTACCATGTTTTCCATCAAGAATGCATCGATCTTTGGCTCGAATCTCACACCACTTGTCCCGTTTGTCGTCGGAATCTTGATTCTCCGCCTCCTGATGCTACCGTTGAAACTTACAACGATTCGGTGTTGGAGCATGTTATAAGCATTGACGTTGATGATGACcatcatgatgatgatggtgtgGGGGAATGTAGAGAAAGTGAAGGTGATAATCGTCAACCGTCGTcactaccaccaccaccacaatcACAACAACCACCACCACCGGCATTTGACATGACGGTGGTGGACAAAAGCCAAAACCAGAATAAACCCGAAAAGTTTTCGCGGTCGCATTCGACGGGGCATTCCATAGCTAGGAATAGGCAAgagaatgaaaaggaaaaagaagaagaagaagaagaagaagaagaagaagataggtACACATTGAGAGTTCCAGAGCATGTGAAGCTAAAACTCATACGAGGCCACCATTGGACTAAAAGTTGTACAACTTATGGTGAGCTTTGTAAGCATAAAGCCAATGGTGGTGCTGGTGGCTTCGGCGAGGTTTCTGGATGTTCTTGTGCTGCCGCtgataaaaccaaaaattga
- the LOC107430542 gene encoding (S)-N-methylcoclaurine 3'-hydroxylase isozyme 1: MEFFTKTISQFGFQQGTNLLNLFLLLLLPISFFIFKHFKACFISTSVPPGPFPWPIFGNILQIGKNPHKSFARFAQTYGPLMSLKLGNELLIVASSPTAATEILKTHDRILSGRYIPHVPPEKSSEFSNFSLGWSPDCNDYWKNLRTIYRGELFSSKAIASQACIREKSAMEMLEFIGKMQGKQVKIRDVTFAAVCNMLSNVLVSRDLVNLEDEYVNGKVSRIVRNMTKVASFPNFSIFCPILAPFDLQDLRKPSMELGNSVYKIWEAIIKERKESKVGYGWTPQDFFNALTNNGSSIQQMNMMFVELLTAGTDTSSSTVEWMLTELMRNPRCMKAVKEELVKEIDRDFITESDLPKLTYLQACFKETMRLHPTAPLLLPHRALETCQVMNYTIPKHSLVVVNFWAISRDPNIWEDPLVFKPERFLDSSLEFKGNDFVFIPFGAGRRICPGLPMAAKQVSLVVSSLIHSFDWSLPKGMDPNDLDVSEVFGLVMTKKEPLLLVPYAKA, translated from the exons atggaATTTTTCACGAAAACCATTTCTCAATTTGGATTCCAACAGGGAACCAACCTTCTGAACTTATTCCTCCTCCTTCTTCTGCCTATCTCATTTTTTATCTTCAAGCACTTTAAGGCTTGTTTTATATCCACATCGGTTCCACCAGGTCCATTTCCATGGCCGATTTTCGGCAATATTCTTCAAATCGGAAAAAACCCACATAAATCTTTTGCACGCTTTGCTCAAACCTATGGTCCTCTCATGTCACTCAAACTTGGAAATGAGCTTCTCATCGTCGCCTCATCCCCAACTGCTGCAACTGAAATTCTCAAGACCCACGATAGGATTTTATCCGGCCGATACATTCCTCATGTCCCACCGGAAAAGAGCTCGGAATTCAGCAATTTCTCACTCGGTTGGAGTCCTGATTGCAACGACTACTGGAAGAATTTACGTACCATTTATCGTGGTGAGCTATTTTCAAGCAAAGCAATTGCTAGTCAAGCATGTATAAGAGAGAAAAGTGCCATGGAAATGTTGGAATTTATAGGCAAAATGCAAGGTAAGCAGGTGAAAATTAGAGATGTGACGTTTGCTGCCGTGTGTAATATGCTTAGCAATGTTTTGGTCTCGAGAGACCTTGTAAACCTGGAGGATGAATATGTAAATGGGAAAGTAAGTAGGATTGTGAGGAATATGACAAAAGTGGCTTCTTTCccaaatttttccattttttgtccaattttagCTCCTTTTGATCTACAAGATCTGCGTAAACCATCCATGGAGCTCGGAAACAGTGTCTACAAGATTTGGGAGGCAATCATCAAAGAAAGGAAGGAAAGTAAAGTTGGATATGGTTGGACCCCACAAGATTTTTTCAATGCTCTCACCAACAATGGTTCTTCCATTCAACAAATGAATATGATGTTTGtg GAGCTGCTAACTGCTGGTACAGATACTAGTAGCTCCACAGTCGAATGGATGTTGACAGAACTAATGAGGAATCCAAGATGCATGAAAGCCGTCAAAGAAGAACTTGTTAAAGAAATCGACCGAGATTTTATAACCGAATCCGATCTTCCAAAATTGACATATCTTCAAGCCTGTTTCAAAGAGACCATGAGGCTACATCCTACCGCGccacttcttcttcctcatagagCTTTGGAAACATGCCAAGTGATGAACTACACCATTCCAAAGCATTCTCTTGTTGTCGTGAACTTCTGGGCTATTTCTCGAGACCCTAATATCTGGGAAGACCCATTGGTGTTCAAACCAGAGAGATTCCTCGATTCGAGTTTGGAGTTCAAAGGGAATGACTTTGTGTTCATACCCTTTGGTGCAGGAAGGAGAATCTGCCCTGGCCTTCCCATGGCAGCCAAGCAAGTTTCATTGGTTGTTTCTTCTCTGATCCATTCCTTTGATTGGTCCCTTCCAAAGGGAATGGATCCAAATGATTTAGATGTGAGTGAGGTGTTTGGTCTTGTTATGACGAAGAAAGAACCTCTTCTTCTTGTTCCTTATGCTAAAGCTTAA